In the Nitrospirota bacterium genome, AGAGGATTTCGTGCCTCTTTCAGCCGAGGCAGTTGGGATGTATGCATGTGGTGTTACTGTTTATGACAGATGTCACATAGGACATGCAAGAAGTGCAATAGTGTTCGATGTAATCAGGCGATACCTTACATATAAAGGGCTAAAGGTAACCTTTATAAAGAACTTCACTGACATAGACGATAAGATTATAAACAGGGCAAAGGAGGAAGGCATAAGCTCAGATGAGATTGCTCGGAAATACACTCAGAAATATTATGAGGATATGGAAAGGCTCGGAGTGAAGCCTGCTACAGTGGAGCCAAAGGCAACCGAATACATAGCGGAGATGATTGACATAATAAAGAGCCTCATAGAGAAAGGCTATGCCTATGAGCTAAACGGAAGCGTTTATTTCGAGGTGGGCAAATTCCCCGAATATGGAAAGCTCTCTAAGAGACAGCTCTCTGAGATGCTTGCAGGCGCAAGGGTTGAGATTGACGAGAAAAAGAAAGACCCAATGGACTTTGCTCTCTGGAAGGCATCAAAGGAAGGCGAGCCATCGTGGGAAAGCCCATGGGGTAAGGGCAGACCAGGCTGGCACATAGAGTGCACTGCCATGTCAATCAAGCTTCTCGGAGAGACATTCGATATTCATGGAGGAGGCGCTGACCTTATATTCCCGCATCATGAAAACGAGATTGCACAGTCAGAGGCATTCACAGGCAAACCATTTGCAAAATACTGGGTTCATAATGGCTTTATCACAGTTGACAGGGAGAAGATGTCTAAATCCCTCGGAAACTTTTTTACCATCGAGGAGATTCTCGATAAGTTCGATGCAGAGGTCGTAAGGCTCTTTCTCTTAGGGACACACTACAGAAGCCCAATAGAGTTCTCGGACGAACAGCTTAAAGAGACAGAGGCATCCCTCAACAGATATTATAGCACTGTCTTGAGGATAGAGGATTTTCTGTCCGCCTCGGCTGGTCTCCAACCTACCCTTCATTTAAACCCCGAAGAAAAGGCATTGTCCGAAATGCTTTCCTCTTTCAAGATGCGGTTTGAGGAGGCAATGGACGATGATTTTAACACAGCCCTTGCCATAGGTCATATGTTTGAGCTTGTCAGAGAGACCAATAGATACTTAGACACAATGCCCAAAAGACAGGATGCCCAACAACAGATTTTGCATATAAAAGAGCAGTTGAGGGAGACAGGCAATGTGCTCAATATTTTTATGAGGACCCCTACGGAGTGGTTCTCATCGATGAAAGCCAAAAGGGTTGAATTGTCAGAAGAGGAAATACAAAGACTTATAGACGAAAGGCAGAAGGCAAGGGAAACAATGGATTGGGCAAGGGCAGATGCCATAAGAGAG is a window encoding:
- a CDS encoding cysteine--tRNA ligase, which gives rise to MYNNKMGFFSDIRQDFRAVFEKDPAAKSSLEVILTYPGFHAIFMHRINHILYRLRIPILPRLLSHIVRWLTGIEIHPAARIGAGFFIDHGMGVVIGETAEIGTECLLYQGVTLGGTGKEKGKRHPTLGKGVVVGAGAKILGAIRIGDYAKIGANSVLLHSVPDYSIVVGVPGRVIKKKILRVEEAGPVEVLDHVHLPDPVEDKFKAIETHISELTKRLERLEGKGSKMKIHNTLTGKKEDFVPLSAEAVGMYACGVTVYDRCHIGHARSAIVFDVIRRYLTYKGLKVTFIKNFTDIDDKIINRAKEEGISSDEIARKYTQKYYEDMERLGVKPATVEPKATEYIAEMIDIIKSLIEKGYAYELNGSVYFEVGKFPEYGKLSKRQLSEMLAGARVEIDEKKKDPMDFALWKASKEGEPSWESPWGKGRPGWHIECTAMSIKLLGETFDIHGGGADLIFPHHENEIAQSEAFTGKPFAKYWVHNGFITVDREKMSKSLGNFFTIEEILDKFDAEVVRLFLLGTHYRSPIEFSDEQLKETEASLNRYYSTVLRIEDFLSASAGLQPTLHLNPEEKALSEMLSSFKMRFEEAMDDDFNTALAIGHMFELVRETNRYLDTMPKRQDAQQQILHIKEQLRETGNVLNIFMRTPTEWFSSMKAKRVELSEEEIQRLIDERQKARETMDWARADAIREELEAKGIILEDKKQGTTWKVKVGHE